The Amycolatopsis sp. DG1A-15b genome contains the following window.
ACAAGTTACTCGCGCGTTAAGCCCGTCGGTGACGTGGGTCACCATCGGTTCACAGAGAGGTGAAGCGGATGGGCGCAACGACGCGCAGGTGGCTCACGGCCGCCGCGGCCGCGGTGGCGGCACTCGTACTGGGGGCGGGGACCGGCCAAGCGGCGGAACGAGAACCCACCGGACCCGTTCAGCCCAACATCCTCACCGCCGCGCTGTATTCGCTCGGGGCGCCCACCATCGCGCCGCCCGGGGCCAACGACTGGGGCTGCAAGCCCTCCGACCGGCATCCGAATCCCGTCCTCCTCTCCAACGGGACCACCGCCAACGCCTACGAGAACTGGGCCAACCTCTCCCGGAAGCTCGCCGACGCCGGGTACTGCGTCTTCGCCGGGAACTTCGGCGGTGCGCCCGGCTCCTTCCTGCAGACCGTCGGGCCCGTGGCCGACACCGCGAAAGCGCTTGCCGCCTTCGGGGATCGGGTCCTCGCGGCCACCGGGGCGGCGAAGCTCGACGTCGTCGGGCACTCACAGGGCGGGATGAACGTCCGGTACTGGATCAATTACCTCGGCGGCGCCGGCAAGATCAGCCGGCTGGTCGGGCTGTCGCCGTCCAACCACGGGACCGATCTCTTCGGCCTGTTGAGCACCCTCGAGCGGATCCCCGGAGTGCCGGCCGCGCTCGGGACCGTCTGTCAGTCCTGCAACGAGCAGGCCGTCGGCTCGGCCTTCCTCACCGACCTCAACGCCGGTGGGGAAACCGTGCCCGGCATCCAGTACACCGTCATCCAGACCCGCTACGACGACGTCGTGACGCCGTACACCAGCGCCTTCCTCGAAGCCGCGCCCAACGTGAAGAACATCCTGCTCCAGAACGTCTGCGGGCTCGACTTCACCGACCACCTCGGCATCACCTACGACCCCGTCGCCCAGGGACTGGTGCTCAACGCGCTCGATCCCGCGCACGCGAAGACGCCGCCCTGCGTGTTCGTGCCGCCCGTCATCGGCTGAGTTTCGCCACATGAGACATAACCCACCGCCGAGGCGGATTTCCGCTCCGGCGGTGTCACTCTCGAAGCATGTATTGGCCGGTTCCGGCGTCCTGGACGCCCCACGACGAAGCCGAGCTGGTCGCCGGCTGGCGGCTGTGGCTCGAGCTGTCCGATCGCGCCTGGCCGACCGCCGCCTGGGACGGGACCCCGGCCGGCGCCGTCCGCCAGCTGCGTGACCTGCTCGCCGCGTGCGACGAGATCGAGACCGCCTACCGCGCGGCCGCCGACGCGCCGTCGCCCGGGTTCCTGAGCCTGACGCAGGGGCTCGCCGTCACGGCGGGCTCGGCCATCTCGCTGTGGTTCGACGACTTCGACCAGCTCGACGGCGAGCGCGCGGCGCTGCTGCACGAAGACCTCACCCGGTTCGCCGAGCAGGCGGAACAGGTGCTGACGCTGCTCGCGGTCAATGGCGGCTGGGCCGGCCTCGACGAGGTGCGGCGCCGCCCCGCCTAAGACCCGGTCAGCGTCGGATCGATGCCGCCTCCCTCGACGGGCAGGAACCGCAGGCCGCCGAGGACATCGTCCAGCGGGCGGTCCAAGGTCAGCTCCTGGCCCGGTCCGATCGTCCAGCCGAGCTCGACGACGTTGTCGACCTCCTCCCGGTCCTCGACCAGGTGCGTGATGTCCCGGCTCCCGGCCGACCACTCGCCGCCGACGGTCAGGTGCAGCCGGGCGACCAGCACGCCCGGCGCCGGGAGGTGCCAGCCGAACCGGTGGACGACGAACTTCGTGCTCCAGCTCGCCCAGTACATCCAGCCCGAACCGTCGGCGCGGAAGCCCAGGTCGGTGTACTCCGGCGAGCCCGGGTAGACCTCCTGGTCCGACCAGTATCCGATCAACCGCGTATCCACCGCGGGATCGTCCCACCGCGGCGGCGGACGGCGCTGCCCGCCGAGTCCACATGCGACGGCCGGTAGCCGGGCGGTCGCGTATTCCGGTCCGGCTCGTCCCAATGCCGCAACGACGTTGCGCCACCCGGCGCAGCCGATCATGGATCGGATTGGGTACCTAGAAGGCATGAACCGGACAGAGGCCACCGCCGAACGAGGCGAGAAGAGCAACACCGCGCAACTGCTCGGCCGGGTCGGCATGGCGTGCTACGGGGTCGTGCACCTCGTGCTCGCCTACCTCGCCCTGCAGGTCGCCTTCGGCAGCAGTGAGCAGGCGGACCAGAAGGGTGCACTGGAGCAGATCGGCTCGTCGGCGTTCGGGCAGGTCCTGCTCTGGGTCGTCGCCATCGGGCTGGTCCTCTTCGGGCTGTGGCAGTTCCTGATGGCCGCCACCGGCTACGACTGGGTCAGCGGCGGCAAGCGGACGCGCAAGCGGATCGGCGCCGCCGCCCGCGGTGTCGTCGTCCTCGTGCTCGGCTTCACCGCCGTCCGGCTCGCCACCGGCAGCAGCAGCGGTGGGTCGAGCAGCCAGAAGCAGCAGGAGTTCACCGGTAAGCTGCTGTCGCTGCCGGCCGGGCCCGCCTTGGTGGTCCTCGTCGCGGTGGCCATCCTCGGGGTGGCGATCGCCGCCGGGATCAAGGGTGTGAAACAGAAGTTCCTCGAAGACCTCAACACGACCGAGCTACCGGCCAAGTCGCGCCGCTGGGTCGGCTGGCTGGGCACCACCGGCTACCTCGCCAAGGGGGTCGTCCTCGCCGTCGTCGCGATCCTGCTGGCCATCGCCGGGTTCAACGCCGACGCGCACAAGGCGGGCGGCCTGGACGCCGCGCTCAAGACGCTCGCCGCCCAGCCCTTCGGCACCGCGCTGCTGACCGTGGTGGCCCTGGGGCTCGCCGCGTTCGGGGTCTATTGCTTCCCGGCCGCTTGGGCGCACAAGCGCTGAGAAGGTGCCTGTCGGTTTCCTGTCGATCACCGTCCGGAGCTTCGGATCAAGGTGCCCGGTGCCCTACTTTGGGTCGGGTCAGTTGAATATTCACCTACCCGGGAGCTGAAACCGATGTTCGGACGATTCAAGGACGTGGCCCTGTTGCTGGGGAGGATCGGCGTCGCGGTCGTCTTCCTCGCGCACGGGCTCCAGAAGTGGAATAACGGCATCGACGGCACGGCGAAGTTCTTCGCGATGACGGGCATCCCGCTGCCCACAGCCGCCGCGGTCTTCGCGATGACCGTCGAAATCCTCGGCTCGGTCGCCTTCATCATCGGCTTCCTGCTGCCGCTCGTCGGCATCGGCTACGTCGTCATCTCGGTCGGTGCGCTCCTTTCGGTGCACGTCGACAACGGCCTGACCGGCCAGGGCGGCTACGAGCTGGTTCTGGTGCTGGCGCTCGCCGGGCTCGCCCTGGGCTTCAACGGTGGCCGGCTCTCGCTCGACCACCTGCTGTGGGGCCGCAAGCGTGCCCGTCGCGACGCCGAGGTCGGCGAACTGCAGGACGCCTGACCCCGTGAGAAGTGTGAAGGCCACCTCGCCGAGGTGGCCTTCACGCTGTTATGCCGGGAGGTCCGCCGTGGTGCGTTCCGCGTCACGGCGGGAGGCGAGTTTCGCCGGATCCGCGTTGCTGACGTGCACCAGGTGGGCGCCCGCGGCCAGGGGGACGAGCAGGCCGTCGAGGATGCCCTCCGGCCCGCTCCAGTCCCGGGTCGACAGCACCCGGTCTGCCGCGGTGAGGCCGAGTTTCGCGGCGCGGGCCCTGGCTTCGGCCAGCACCTCGTCCACAGTGGACTCGAAGAGCGCGGCCGTGGTGCCCGGGATCGGGAAGAGCGGGCGGTACTGGTCGCCCGCCAGCCGCGACTCGGTCAGGTAGTCGAACGCGCCGCCGCCCGGCGGCTCGGCGAGGCCGCGGCCCATCGGGTCCAGCGTCACGACGGCGGTGGCCGCCGCGCCGGTCGGTTCCGGGTCGTCCGGCCCGACGAACGCCACCCGCGCGCCGGCGCCGTCGGACACGACCCGCGCCCCGCACCACCACGCCCCGAGCAGCACGCCTACGGTCTGCCAGTGCGCCGGGAGCTGCACCGCCACGGCGTCACCGGGCTCGACGTCGAACTCCTCGGTCAGCCAGTTGGCCGTCTTCGCCGCCCAGTTGGCGGTGGTCGCGACGGACAGCTCGACGCGGCTGCCGAGCTGGTCGTCGTAGTGGGTGATCAACGGTTGGGCGGCCGGCAGCGGGCGCAGCAGCTCGTCGGTCAGGCTCATGGGGACAAGGCTAAAGCGCGGACCGCGCGCGGCGCCGGTTGACACCGGATGATCGACCTCAGTACGTTTGCTTTGAAAGCAAATTTATCTCGGAAGCTGGGGAGCATCATGACCATTCTCGTCACCGGGGCCACCGGACACGTCGGACGCGCGGTGGTCGACGCGCTCGTCGCCGCAGGTCAGGACGTCCGGGCGTCGAGCCGGGACGCCGCGAAGCTCGACGTTCCGGACGGCGTCGCGAAGGTGAGCGCGGACCTGGAGGACGCCTCGACGCTGGAGCCCGCGCTCGACGGCGTCTCTGCGGCCTTCCTGTACACGCGGCCACAGGGCATCGAAGGATTCGTGAAGGCGGCCGAAGCGGCGGGCGTGCGGAACGTCGTCCTGCTGTCGTCGGCCGCGACGCTCGAACCGGACGCCGCACAGAGCCGGATCGCGGGCCTGCACCGCGCGGTCGAGCAGGCCTTGGCCGCGGGATCGTTCGCTTCCACGGCGCTGAACCCGGGCGCCTTCGCGACGAACACGCTGGCCTGGCGCGCGGACATCGCGGAAGGCGTGGTCCGCACGGCGTACCCGGACTCGCGGACCGGGTCGATCCACGAGCGGGACATCGCCGACGTCGCGGCCCGGATCCTGATCGACGGCTCACACGACGGGCAGTCGCTCGCGCTGACCGGCCCGGAGCCGATCTCGTTCCGCGAGCAGGCCGCGGTGCTCGCGGACGTCCTCGGCCGGCCGCTGCGGGTCGAAGAACTGACGAAGGAGCAGACGATCGAGCGCATGCTGGCGCTGGGCTGGCCGGCGGATGTGCCGGCGTCGGTCCTCGGGGCCTGGGAGCGGACGTTGCGAGAGCCGTCGGTGGTGACGGACGTGGTGCGCGAGGTGACCGGTCACGCGCCGCGGACGTACCGGCAGTGGGTGGAGGACCACCGCGCCGACTTCAGTTGACGCAGGGAACGCCGGGCGAGTCCCGGAGCAGCGGCGCCGCGGCGGGGGCGGCGCCGCTGCCCGAGCCGCCGCCGGCCGCGGAGGTGGGGACCGCGGCCGAGCTGCCGCCGGGTGCCTGGGCCGCGGCCGGCGC
Protein-coding sequences here:
- a CDS encoding alpha/beta fold hydrolase, whose protein sequence is MGATTRRWLTAAAAAVAALVLGAGTGQAAEREPTGPVQPNILTAALYSLGAPTIAPPGANDWGCKPSDRHPNPVLLSNGTTANAYENWANLSRKLADAGYCVFAGNFGGAPGSFLQTVGPVADTAKALAAFGDRVLAATGAAKLDVVGHSQGGMNVRYWINYLGGAGKISRLVGLSPSNHGTDLFGLLSTLERIPGVPAALGTVCQSCNEQAVGSAFLTDLNAGGETVPGIQYTVIQTRYDDVVTPYTSAFLEAAPNVKNILLQNVCGLDFTDHLGITYDPVAQGLVLNALDPAHAKTPPCVFVPPVIG
- a CDS encoding DUF1206 domain-containing protein, with translation MNRTEATAERGEKSNTAQLLGRVGMACYGVVHLVLAYLALQVAFGSSEQADQKGALEQIGSSAFGQVLLWVVAIGLVLFGLWQFLMAATGYDWVSGGKRTRKRIGAAARGVVVLVLGFTAVRLATGSSSGGSSSQKQQEFTGKLLSLPAGPALVVLVAVAILGVAIAAGIKGVKQKFLEDLNTTELPAKSRRWVGWLGTTGYLAKGVVLAVVAILLAIAGFNADAHKAGGLDAALKTLAAQPFGTALLTVVALGLAAFGVYCFPAAWAHKR
- a CDS encoding DoxX family protein, which encodes MFGRFKDVALLLGRIGVAVVFLAHGLQKWNNGIDGTAKFFAMTGIPLPTAAAVFAMTVEILGSVAFIIGFLLPLVGIGYVVISVGALLSVHVDNGLTGQGGYELVLVLALAGLALGFNGGRLSLDHLLWGRKRARRDAEVGELQDA
- a CDS encoding TIGR03089 family protein; its protein translation is MSLTDELLRPLPAAQPLITHYDDQLGSRVELSVATTANWAAKTANWLTEEFDVEPGDAVAVQLPAHWQTVGVLLGAWWCGARVVSDGAGARVAFVGPDDPEPTGAAATAVVTLDPMGRGLAEPPGGGAFDYLTESRLAGDQYRPLFPIPGTTAALFESTVDEVLAEARARAAKLGLTAADRVLSTRDWSGPEGILDGLLVPLAAGAHLVHVSNADPAKLASRRDAERTTADLPA
- a CDS encoding NAD(P)H-binding protein; this translates as MTILVTGATGHVGRAVVDALVAAGQDVRASSRDAAKLDVPDGVAKVSADLEDASTLEPALDGVSAAFLYTRPQGIEGFVKAAEAAGVRNVVLLSSAATLEPDAAQSRIAGLHRAVEQALAAGSFASTALNPGAFATNTLAWRADIAEGVVRTAYPDSRTGSIHERDIADVAARILIDGSHDGQSLALTGPEPISFREQAAVLADVLGRPLRVEELTKEQTIERMLALGWPADVPASVLGAWERTLREPSVVTDVVREVTGHAPRTYRQWVEDHRADFS